One Oryza brachyantha chromosome 3, ObraRS2, whole genome shotgun sequence DNA segment encodes these proteins:
- the LOC102708323 gene encoding eudesmanediol synthase-like, which translates to MATGMKAAVKQPEDVNGSGGDDVPFDPSMWRDYFITYTAPLSQARTEEWMRARAETLTGEVRRTMLDVAGDANDDSSAAAMLVDTLERLGLDGHFRQEIGAAMGRLCREVASDRDDLHTVALRFRLLRQHGLRVSADVFDKFREGSGDFSPSLRNDSRGLLSLYNAAHTATPNEASLNYAIAFARRHLEAMKDELTPPMAKQVSRALDIPLPRFPRRHETMNYLAEYEKEDEHNSMLLELARLDFDLARSLHLKELKTLSMWWRELYDSVKLSYARDRLVESYLWICGVFHEEDYSRARIMFAKFFGLLSLMDDTYDVHATLDECFKLNEAIQRWDESAVSILPKYLRVFYIKLLNNFNELEDSLEPHEKYRISYTRNAFKLSSEYYLREAKWSNENYAPSFAEQLEVSSMSSYPLLAPAMLMGVGDDGVATAEAFEWAAAVPDMISASGEVARFLNDIASHVVRKSKKDVPSTVECYMAEHGMDGEAAVAAVAALAERAWRTINRAFLEMDPSLLPAARLIVNLTKMLEVIYLGGGDVYTFGDGLKGLISSLFLKPAIVYTQ; encoded by the exons ATGGCGACGGGCATGAAGGCTGCAGTGAAGCAACCGGAGGATGTCAATGGcagtggcggcgacgacgtcccCTTCGACCCCTCCATGTGGAGGGACTACTTCATCACATACACCGCTCCCCTCTCACAGGCAAGAACGGAGGAGTGGATGAGGGCGCGGGCAGAGACGCTCACCGGGGAGGTGCGCCGCACGATgttggacgtcgccggcgatgcCAACGACgactcgtcggcggcggcgatgttgGTGGACACGCTCGAACGCCTCGGCTTGGACGGCCACTTCCGCCAGGAGATCGGCGCGGCGATGGGGCGTCTCTGTCGCGAGGTGGCCTCCGACAGAGACGACCTGCACACTGTTGCCCTTCGGTTTCGTCTGCTCAGGCAGCATGGGCTACGGGTGTCTGCTG ATGTGTTCGACAAGTTCAGAGAGGGGTCAGGTGATTTCAGCCCAAGCCTACGTAATGACTCGAGGGGCTTGCTGAGCCTGTACAACGCTGCTCACACTGCAACACCTAACGAGGCCAGCCTAAACTATGCCATCGCCTTTGCCAGGCGTCACCTCGAGGCCATGAAAGATGAGCTTACACCACCAATGGCGAAGCAAGTCTCTCGCGCCCTTGACATCCCTCTCCCAAGGTTCCCAAGGAGACATGAGACCATGAATTATCTTGCTGAATATGAGAAGGAAGACGAACACAACAGCATGTTGCTTGAGCTCGCGAGGCTGGACTTCGATCTTGCTAGGTCTCTCCACCTCAAGGAGCTCAAGACCCTTTCCAT GTGGTGGAGAGAACTCTACGACAGCGTGAAGCTGAGCTATGCTCGAGATCGTCTAGTGGAGTCGTACTTATGGATCTGCGGTGTGTTCCACGAGGAGGACTACTCTCGTGCCAGGATCATGTTTGCAAAGTTTTTTGGATTACTGTCACTGATGGATGATACGTACGATGTCCATGCCACCCTGGATGAGTGTTTTAAGCTCAATGAAGCTATACAGAG atggGATGAGAGTGCGGTTTCTATTCTACCAAAATACTTGCGCGTGTTTTACATCAAGCTGCTGAACAACTTTAACGAGTTGGAGGATAGCCTGGAACCACACGAGAAGTACCGCATATCTTACACCAGAAATGCA TTCAAGCTGTCGTCTGAATATTACCTCCGTGAGGCCAAATGGTCGAACGAAAACTACGCACCGAGCTTCGCTGAGCAGCTAGAGGTGTCATCCATGTCGAGCTACCCGTTGCTGGCCCCAGCAATGCTGAtgggcgtcggcgacgacggcgtggcaACGGCGGAGGCGTTCGAGTGGGCGGCCGCCGTCCCCGACATGATCAGCGCTAGCGGCGAGGTGGCCCGCTTCCTCAACGACATCGCCTCCCACGTGGTGAGGAAGAGCAAGAAGGACGTGCCTAGCACGGTGGAGTGCTACATGGCGGAGCACGGCATGGACGGGGAggcggccgtcgcggcggtggccgcgctGGCGGAGCGCGCGTGGAGGACGATCAACCGGGCGTTCCTGGAGATGGACCCCTcgctgctgccggcggcgcggctgatCGTGAACCTGACCAAGATGCTGGAGGTGATAtacctcggcggcggcgatgtctACACCTTTGGTGACGGCCTCAAGGGCCTCATCAGCAGCCTCTTCCTCAAACCCGCCATTGTCTATACACAATGA